Proteins encoded by one window of Govania unica:
- a CDS encoding sugar 3,4-ketoisomerase: MSLADCQLITLPRLDDERGSLSFLEGDRHIPFAIKRIYYLYDIKPQQSRGAHAHKKCKRVLIPIHGRFTVLLDDGSNRKSLVLSEPNQGLYISPMTWLDLDDFSDGAVCLAVASDYYSEDDYYRDYRSFCDAARGCE, translated from the coding sequence ATGTCTCTTGCCGACTGCCAGCTCATTACACTGCCGCGCCTTGATGATGAGCGCGGCAGTCTGAGTTTTTTGGAAGGCGACCGGCATATCCCCTTCGCCATCAAACGAATTTACTATCTCTATGACATAAAGCCCCAACAGTCGCGGGGCGCGCATGCACATAAGAAATGCAAGCGTGTGTTGATCCCCATCCATGGACGGTTCACCGTTTTGCTGGATGACGGCAGCAATCGCAAATCACTCGTGCTGTCGGAACCCAACCAGGGGCTTTATATCAGTCCCATGACCTGGCTAGATCTTGATGACTTCTCCGACGGCGCGGTGTGCCTGGCCGTTGCGTCCGACTATTACAGTGAAGATGACTATTATCGTGATTACCGCAGCTTTTGCGATGCGGCGAGAGGGTGTGAATGA
- a CDS encoding glycosyltransferase family 4 protein, with protein MITVLILFSSSEIGGAERSLSRMALDPGASDIQYKFATLGSESGAWVTWLRDQGQDPIVLGPDSRCRKFAYYSFASRKFISAWRQIQPDVIYVVGLKAALLARLLKPLMPSTKIIHAIRTNLPEGSILARNFTISERLLSPCTDGYITNSKVAACRLTEIANVPPQKITVIYNGLDTGTASETASDKVQNEICVVANINQYKGHLQFLDVVSRVCAEIPNVHFTFVGRDDLGGRLQQEITARGLSTVITLAGYQDQPAPFLQRASIFVLPSLTTEGTPTSILEAFSFGLPVVAYKIGGIPELVANDQDGFLIEPGNAGKMADALIKMIKNPELAVTMGRSGQQKITTHFTLSASADKHNDYWHSLLQEAK; from the coding sequence ATGATCACTGTCCTCATCCTGTTCTCATCATCGGAAATTGGAGGCGCAGAGCGCAGCCTGTCTCGTATGGCGCTTGATCCGGGAGCGTCAGATATCCAGTATAAATTTGCCACACTCGGCTCCGAGTCAGGGGCATGGGTCACATGGTTGCGGGATCAAGGACAAGATCCGATCGTCCTCGGTCCAGATAGCCGATGCAGAAAATTTGCTTATTATTCATTCGCAAGTCGCAAATTCATCTCGGCCTGGCGGCAGATCCAACCTGATGTCATCTATGTCGTCGGTCTGAAAGCGGCACTCCTCGCACGCTTGCTGAAGCCGCTCATGCCGTCCACAAAAATTATTCACGCAATCCGGACCAATTTGCCTGAAGGCTCCATACTCGCACGCAATTTTACCATCAGTGAACGGCTTTTAAGCCCTTGCACCGATGGTTATATCACCAACTCCAAGGTGGCCGCATGCCGCTTAACGGAAATAGCGAACGTCCCCCCTCAGAAGATCACCGTAATCTATAATGGCCTAGACACAGGCACCGCTTCTGAGACCGCTAGCGACAAAGTCCAAAACGAAATCTGCGTCGTCGCTAATATCAATCAATACAAGGGCCATCTCCAATTTCTCGACGTGGTCTCCCGCGTGTGCGCTGAAATCCCGAATGTTCACTTTACCTTTGTCGGCAGGGATGACCTTGGCGGGCGCCTGCAACAGGAAATAACGGCCCGCGGCCTAAGCACAGTCATCACTTTAGCGGGTTATCAAGATCAACCCGCCCCTTTCCTGCAACGCGCCAGCATCTTTGTCTTGCCGTCGCTCACTACGGAAGGGACGCCCACCTCTATCCTCGAGGCCTTCAGCTTTGGTCTGCCCGTTGTCGCCTATAAGATCGGCGGCATTCCGGAGCTTGTCGCCAATGACCAGGATGGCTTTCTGATCGAGCCAGGCAATGCCGGTAAAATGGCTGATGCTTTGATAAAAATGATAAAAAATCCGGAACTTGCAGTGACAATGGGGCGGAGCGGCCAACAAAAAATCACCACCCATTTCACGCTATCTGCCAGTGCTGACAAACATAATGATTACTGGCACAGTCTGCTGCAAGAAGCTAAGTAA
- a CDS encoding glycosyltransferase family 4 protein translates to MKILMVNDLQIGGVETLIVRFSEFLKANGHEVTVYIIFGKYDKELLERAKLFADVRIFNRKPYFIFGEIEELKKFDVIMNFGIHGFFHSLQIKGQEKAKNIIGIYSSMEYAWVSKRKGYRQLFLEKILQSINSSNIISMSKEFLISHEKNIGVNWVGAKVIPIPLDVDKYKNLVRIEKRNKIISIGRLENFKTYIPQMIDIISELLRKGNDVEFHIYGDGELRSDIENKIKVKKLGNHIFMHGSVPYSKLSSVLSDAYIFIGMGTSLIEAAACGVPSIIAMERNEKPESIGFFHLHNDMNIGERNYDRPTKNISEIISDSLLWDDGTYEIASRESREKAARFSASINFALYVQAFEEASPVNFKLSFWNKICDLLDMIKWFMMRLLKRKTPYDPSRYSGE, encoded by the coding sequence ATGAAAATCTTGATGGTAAATGATCTTCAAATTGGGGGAGTTGAAACGCTTATTGTTCGTTTTTCAGAATTCCTGAAGGCAAACGGGCATGAGGTCACTGTGTATATTATTTTTGGGAAATACGATAAAGAATTATTGGAAAGAGCGAAATTGTTTGCTGATGTAAGGATTTTTAATAGGAAGCCATATTTCATTTTTGGCGAAATAGAAGAGTTAAAGAAATTTGATGTTATTATGAATTTTGGTATTCACGGATTTTTCCATAGCCTTCAAATAAAAGGACAAGAGAAAGCAAAGAATATTATCGGTATTTATTCATCTATGGAATACGCTTGGGTATCTAAAAGAAAAGGGTACAGGCAATTATTTTTAGAAAAAATACTACAATCAATTAATTCAAGTAATATAATTTCAATGAGTAAAGAGTTTCTAATTTCACATGAAAAAAATATCGGTGTGAATTGGGTGGGGGCGAAAGTAATACCTATTCCTCTGGACGTGGATAAGTATAAGAACTTAGTAAGGATTGAAAAAAGAAATAAAATAATATCTATAGGAAGACTGGAAAATTTTAAGACGTATATCCCTCAAATGATTGATATAATCTCTGAACTATTAAGAAAAGGGAATGACGTTGAATTCCATATTTATGGTGATGGTGAGTTAAGGTCGGATATAGAAAATAAAATTAAGGTCAAGAAATTAGGAAATCATATATTTATGCATGGGAGCGTTCCCTATAGTAAGTTGTCATCAGTGCTGAGTGACGCCTATATATTTATTGGTATGGGAACCTCTCTAATTGAAGCAGCAGCTTGCGGTGTGCCAAGCATCATAGCTATGGAGCGTAATGAAAAACCGGAAAGTATTGGATTTTTTCATCTTCATAATGATATGAATATTGGTGAAAGAAATTACGATAGACCAACTAAAAATATATCCGAAATAATTAGTGATTCTTTGCTTTGGGATGATGGGACATATGAAATTGCTTCCCGTGAAAGTCGAGAAAAGGCCGCGCGGTTTTCTGCATCTATAAATTTTGCTCTATATGTTCAAGCATTTGAAGAGGCTAGCCCCGTTAATTTTAAATTGTCTTTTTGGAACAAGATTTGTGATCTTTTGGATATGATAAAATGGTTCATGATGCGCTTGTTGAAGAGAAAGACACCCTATGATCCTAGTAGATACTCAGGCGAATAA
- a CDS encoding acyl carrier protein: MLTRQKITEILSLVLQKDFASGIEISRETEEGWDSLKHVELIFALEDAFEVSFDENDMTQMTSIDAIVACIETYNAA; the protein is encoded by the coding sequence ATGCTGACAAGGCAGAAAATTACCGAGATTTTGTCGCTGGTCCTTCAGAAGGATTTTGCGTCGGGAATCGAGATCTCCCGAGAAACCGAGGAGGGCTGGGATTCTCTCAAGCATGTCGAACTCATTTTCGCTTTGGAAGACGCCTTCGAGGTCAGCTTTGACGAAAATGACATGACGCAAATGACCAGCATCGACGCCATTGTCGCCTGCATCGAAACATACAATGCGGCATGA
- a CDS encoding VOC family protein, which yields MISGNEFHHIGIACTDFNREQLAFAALGYAAEGPDFEDPIQGIRGRFLTGGGPRLELVSQLARGGVLEDWLKRGVKFYHMAYTVENMDAAIAAALERRGKLIVAPVPAVAFNGRNICFMMMPNMALVEWIER from the coding sequence ATGATTTCCGGCAACGAGTTTCACCATATCGGAATCGCCTGCACCGACTTCAACCGCGAACAGCTTGCCTTTGCCGCTTTGGGTTATGCAGCGGAAGGTCCGGATTTTGAAGACCCCATTCAAGGCATTCGCGGTCGTTTTCTGACCGGCGGCGGCCCAAGGCTTGAGCTCGTATCTCAGCTCGCCCGGGGTGGTGTGCTGGAAGACTGGCTGAAACGGGGGGTAAAATTTTACCATATGGCCTATACAGTCGAAAATATGGACGCAGCAATCGCCGCAGCCCTTGAGCGACGCGGCAAGCTGATCGTCGCTCCGGTTCCCGCCGTTGCCTTCAATGGCCGGAACATATGTTTTATGATGATGCCAAATATGGCGCTGGTTGAGTGGATTGAAAGGTAG
- a CDS encoding class I SAM-dependent methyltransferase, whose protein sequence is MQNTQTNLDQKVADGFGDEWSRFDQTGLSTREREDIFNEYFAIFPWDKLPAQAVGFDLGCGSGRWAQVVSTRVGTLHCIDASDAALAVARRNLSTQSNCQFHHASVEAIPLADGSADFGYSLGVLHHVPDTMAGLKSCVAKLKPGAPFLVYLYYRFDNRPLWFRAIWGLSDGLRRVTSKLPHGPRYLCSQVLAGLVYWPLARGANLLSKLGLRTDTIPLSYYKDKSFYVMRTDALDRFGTRLEQRFTRLEIKHMMEAAGLRDVTFSPDTPHWCAVGIKN, encoded by the coding sequence ATGCAAAATACACAGACAAATTTGGATCAGAAGGTTGCAGACGGGTTTGGCGACGAATGGAGCCGCTTTGATCAAACCGGCCTGAGCACCCGAGAGCGCGAAGACATCTTCAATGAGTATTTCGCGATTTTCCCCTGGGACAAGCTGCCCGCGCAAGCCGTCGGTTTTGACCTCGGTTGCGGTAGTGGGCGCTGGGCACAAGTGGTCTCAACCCGCGTCGGAACGCTCCATTGCATTGATGCGAGCGACGCCGCTTTGGCCGTCGCCCGCCGCAACCTTTCCACACAATCAAATTGCCAATTTCATCATGCCTCCGTAGAGGCCATTCCGCTGGCTGATGGCAGCGCTGATTTCGGCTATTCGCTTGGTGTTCTTCACCATGTTCCGGATACCATGGCCGGCCTCAAAAGTTGTGTCGCCAAACTGAAGCCTGGCGCGCCATTTCTGGTCTATCTCTATTACCGGTTTGACAATCGACCATTATGGTTCCGGGCCATCTGGGGCTTGAGCGACGGCCTTCGCCGCGTCACATCCAAACTGCCTCACGGTCCGCGCTATCTATGCAGCCAGGTTCTTGCAGGTCTCGTTTACTGGCCGCTGGCGCGCGGGGCCAACCTGCTGTCGAAGCTTGGCCTTAGAACTGACACCATTCCTTTATCCTATTACAAGGATAAATCCTTCTATGTCATGCGCACGGACGCACTCGATCGTTTTGGGACACGTCTTGAACAGCGCTTTACGCGGCTGGAGATCAAACACATGATGGAAGCGGCGGGTCTCCGCGATGTGACTTTCAGCCCCGACACACCACATTGGTGCGCTGTCGGGATCAAGAACTAG
- a CDS encoding oligosaccharide flippase family protein codes for MLEIAKAAIKTAGGTLIGLLLAAVATKILAILIGPAGMGVLSIIRQLHQTLLLVCGLNGQTAMTQGIISRPPERQPFYTATILWILLIWSFVFVCAMFAFAAPLGRFIFAGTVSNQTLLIYCMIVPGVLAASTSFVAGVINAHRGIGTLAIGPVIAGLGWVAMAYPVGLWFQQGNVIAFIGLITLTSGSTFLFYAWRCWKAGWLSGVWSAMQHSFDQPGARQFLAFAASSLISGLAGMVTLLALRILISRHLGIKEAGYFDTAWTLSMMYVTVLLSSFSTYYMPTLAAVANRHQITPLILMMVRFSLIVGVPLIVGVIAFKPLIINILYSSQFMLALPMMEWMLIGDFFKIISYIFAMTVLAFPNMKIYVLSDILWYILFFSCASVSVIVFKNLEYIGLAFLLSYVFSMIIYISYSYYAHKVTLNKKLLTYLLSGFIIVTLSSILCWNDQNLHWSKSIIISISGIIYSCFLLEKSELYTIIQRIKEF; via the coding sequence ATGCTTGAAATTGCAAAAGCGGCCATTAAAACGGCAGGTGGCACACTTATCGGTTTATTATTAGCCGCCGTTGCAACAAAAATTCTGGCCATACTTATTGGCCCGGCAGGTATGGGCGTCCTATCCATTATCCGTCAGCTTCATCAGACTCTACTTCTTGTTTGCGGTTTGAATGGACAAACTGCAATGACACAGGGCATCATTAGTAGACCACCTGAGCGCCAGCCTTTCTATACAGCGACGATATTGTGGATTCTGTTGATCTGGTCGTTTGTTTTCGTCTGTGCAATGTTTGCTTTTGCTGCCCCGCTTGGGCGGTTTATTTTTGCCGGAACCGTCTCCAATCAAACCCTGCTCATTTACTGCATGATCGTGCCCGGCGTCCTCGCTGCAAGCACATCCTTTGTCGCCGGCGTCATTAACGCTCACCGCGGAATCGGAACTTTGGCGATAGGCCCTGTGATTGCAGGGCTCGGCTGGGTGGCAATGGCTTACCCGGTTGGCCTGTGGTTTCAGCAAGGGAATGTCATCGCTTTTATCGGGCTGATCACCCTGACCAGCGGAAGCACATTTCTGTTCTATGCATGGCGTTGCTGGAAAGCAGGCTGGTTGTCAGGTGTTTGGTCTGCCATGCAACACAGTTTCGATCAACCCGGCGCTAGACAATTTCTAGCCTTCGCGGCCAGCAGTCTGATATCGGGCCTGGCGGGTATGGTAACCTTGCTGGCGTTGCGCATCTTAATCTCCCGTCATTTGGGAATTAAGGAAGCAGGCTACTTTGACACCGCCTGGACACTCAGCATGATGTACGTAACAGTCCTGCTGTCTTCCTTTTCCACCTATTATATGCCCACTCTTGCTGCCGTCGCCAACCGCCACCAAATTACACCTCTCATCCTTATGATGGTACGCTTCAGCTTAATTGTGGGGGTTCCTCTTATTGTTGGCGTAATAGCCTTTAAACCTTTAATAATAAATATTTTATATAGTAGTCAATTTATGCTCGCACTTCCCATGATGGAGTGGATGCTGATTGGAGATTTCTTTAAAATTATTAGTTATATATTCGCTATGACCGTTTTGGCATTCCCAAATATGAAGATTTACGTTCTCTCCGATATTCTATGGTATATTTTGTTTTTCTCTTGCGCGAGCGTCAGCGTAATTGTTTTTAAAAATCTAGAGTATATTGGACTTGCATTTCTATTAAGTTATGTTTTTTCAATGATTATTTATATATCTTATTCATACTACGCTCACAAAGTAACATTGAATAAAAAACTATTAACTTACTTATTATCTGGATTCATTATTGTAACGCTGTCATCTATTTTATGCTGGAATGATCAAAATTTACATTGGAGTAAATCTATAATTATTTCAATATCTGGCATCATTTATTCATGTTTTCTCTTAGAGAAGTCTGAATTATATACAATAATTCAGAGAATTAAAGAATTCTGA
- a CDS encoding GNAT family N-acetyltransferase, giving the protein MRHDISITGFAYRLRPATVDDSAFILKLRNNPELARYINATSSCLADQELWFKAYEERSGDYYFIIENQDGQPEGTIGLYDLDKDHTKAEWGRWILLPGSKAATESAWLIYRIAFEQLGLDYVYCRTVADNEKVVSFHDSFGVKRQAVLPGLFELNGRSHDAIEHGVVRNDWGTISLRLKKLCERLAKLLQRSEATS; this is encoded by the coding sequence ATGCGGCATGACATTTCCATTACCGGCTTTGCCTATCGACTGAGGCCGGCAACGGTTGACGATAGCGCCTTTATTCTGAAGCTCAGAAACAACCCTGAGCTTGCTAGGTATATAAATGCCACGTCCAGCTGTCTCGCTGATCAGGAGCTTTGGTTTAAAGCCTATGAGGAGCGGAGCGGAGACTATTACTTCATTATCGAAAATCAAGACGGACAGCCCGAAGGGACCATAGGTCTGTATGATTTAGATAAGGACCATACAAAGGCTGAATGGGGCCGCTGGATTCTCCTCCCGGGCTCGAAAGCGGCAACTGAAAGTGCCTGGCTGATCTATCGGATTGCCTTTGAGCAATTGGGACTTGATTACGTCTATTGCCGCACGGTTGCCGACAACGAAAAAGTCGTCTCCTTTCACGATTCTTTTGGCGTGAAACGACAAGCCGTCCTACCCGGCCTGTTCGAGCTCAATGGCCGTTCCCACGACGCTATAGAACATGGTGTCGTCCGCAACGACTGGGGTACCATTTCTTTGCGTTTAAAAAAATTATGCGAACGCCTAGCAAAACTCCTGCAGCGCAGCGAGGCAACGTCATGA
- a CDS encoding HAD-IIIC family phosphatase has translation MTAEPSSIIAPPLAKIDWQEIIFAPRPQRLQLLRLKASWPCTDIAVRVHRNAPFEYIQQTIAPFLAYADLAGQFEFSDYDDSLPFQALESDADVELIWLDHERYRDRMDAATLTDWLRARCAALRQLSTAPILINNWPADHETANGFNSLLQEVVKTVSGVRVIDLLPIYEDLGDAFLDRRLAAVGATTLSGTANLMIARHLGLDILPASLRPRLKAIALDLDNTLYAGVLGEDGPEGLELTPAHKLLQEKLRELRDSGLFLAVISKNDPQDVERLFETRKDFPLQRHDFSVMSVSWGRKSSGLATIAEKLRIGLDATLYLDDNTGELAEVTALQPDIKVIYAADPTHALNALTDYPNLRAVSADATDQLRVNDLAAAEQRAALRTQSLNPADYLASLATKLAISVNDPSQLSRAHSLANKTNQFILSLRRFTEAEVAAWVQDPDNRLVTISMSDRLSDSGNIAAVFLKRHGGTIEVSELCVSCRALGRNIEDLLLIKAIEIAYPDFTPHDLTIHHVTGPRNEPGRSWLRAFAALTEITANGYITLPWPPPKAKEILDISILVRSA, from the coding sequence ATGACCGCAGAACCGTCCTCGATCATCGCTCCTCCACTCGCCAAGATTGATTGGCAGGAGATTATTTTTGCGCCGCGCCCGCAGCGACTGCAACTGTTGCGGCTGAAGGCCAGCTGGCCCTGCACAGACATCGCGGTTCGCGTCCACCGTAACGCGCCATTTGAATATATTCAGCAAACCATTGCCCCCTTTCTTGCCTATGCCGATCTCGCCGGGCAATTTGAATTCAGCGATTACGACGACAGCCTGCCCTTTCAAGCCCTTGAGAGTGATGCAGATGTGGAACTCATCTGGCTCGACCATGAACGTTATCGTGACCGGATGGATGCCGCGACGCTCACCGACTGGCTCCGGGCACGCTGCGCCGCGCTCCGCCAGCTGAGCACGGCCCCCATCCTGATCAATAACTGGCCCGCCGACCATGAAACCGCCAACGGCTTCAATAGCTTGCTACAGGAGGTGGTCAAGACGGTAAGCGGCGTGAGAGTCATCGATCTTCTCCCCATTTATGAAGATCTTGGTGATGCCTTTCTTGATCGCCGCCTTGCCGCTGTCGGAGCAACGACCTTGAGCGGGACTGCCAATCTGATGATCGCGCGCCACCTGGGGCTTGACATCCTTCCCGCATCCCTGCGCCCCCGTCTCAAGGCAATCGCACTTGATCTCGACAACACACTTTATGCCGGCGTACTCGGTGAAGATGGCCCGGAAGGACTAGAGCTGACCCCCGCGCACAAACTCTTGCAGGAAAAGCTGCGAGAATTGCGCGATAGCGGTCTCTTTCTTGCCGTTATTTCCAAGAACGACCCCCAAGATGTCGAGCGCCTTTTTGAGACGCGCAAGGATTTTCCCCTTCAACGTCATGATTTCTCGGTCATGTCCGTAAGCTGGGGCCGCAAATCGAGCGGACTCGCAACCATTGCCGAAAAATTGCGGATTGGCCTTGATGCCACCCTCTATCTTGACGACAACACCGGCGAACTGGCTGAGGTCACGGCACTTCAACCGGATATCAAGGTTATTTATGCTGCCGACCCCACCCATGCCCTTAATGCCCTGACCGACTATCCGAACCTCCGGGCTGTTAGCGCTGACGCCACCGATCAATTACGGGTGAATGATCTCGCCGCAGCCGAACAGCGCGCCGCCCTGCGGACGCAAAGCCTCAACCCCGCCGACTACCTTGCAAGCCTCGCAACGAAACTGGCTATTTCCGTGAACGACCCAAGCCAACTATCGCGGGCGCACAGTCTGGCCAATAAAACCAATCAATTCATTCTCAGCTTGCGACGCTTCACCGAAGCCGAGGTCGCCGCCTGGGTGCAGGATCCCGACAATCGACTTGTCACCATTTCGATGTCCGACCGCCTGTCAGACAGTGGCAATATCGCCGCCGTCTTCCTGAAACGCCATGGCGGGACGATCGAGGTGTCGGAACTTTGCGTGTCCTGTCGCGCGCTCGGGCGGAATATCGAAGACCTACTGCTGATCAAGGCCATCGAAATCGCCTATCCGGATTTCACCCCTCATGACCTGACCATCCATCATGTCACGGGGCCGCGGAACGAACCCGGGCGATCCTGGCTACGCGCTTTTGCGGCTTTGACAGAAATAACCGCGAACGGCTATATCACATTGCCATGGCCGCCGCCAAAGGCTAAAGAAATTCTCGATATTTCCATACTGGTTCGGTCCGCCTGA
- a CDS encoding class I SAM-dependent methyltransferase, with protein sequence MMNEEKTRLADIASQSLYCAGVNRDTIVHCFDIFKRFMNNGSILEMGPAEGIMTDLLVDLPNSLTVVEGSEIFCQSLTKRHPSINVVHALFEEYKPTQKFDNIILGHVLEHVEDPVDILRHARNWLTPTGQILAAVPNSRSLHRQAAVIMEMLSFEEQLNEPDRHHGHRRVYNPETYRRDFLAAGLKIKQFGGYWMKPLSNKQIEDSWSPELLKAFMTLGERYPDIAGEIYVVAGL encoded by the coding sequence ATGATGAACGAGGAAAAAACTCGCCTGGCCGATATCGCCAGCCAGTCACTGTATTGTGCCGGTGTTAATCGCGATACGATTGTCCATTGTTTTGATATTTTCAAAAGATTCATGAACAACGGATCGATTCTGGAAATGGGCCCGGCGGAAGGGATCATGACCGACCTTCTCGTCGATCTGCCCAATTCCTTGACCGTGGTCGAAGGATCGGAAATTTTCTGCCAGAGCCTGACCAAACGGCACCCTTCAATAAACGTCGTGCACGCTCTCTTTGAAGAATATAAGCCAACTCAAAAATTCGATAACATTATCCTCGGCCATGTGCTCGAGCATGTGGAAGACCCCGTCGATATTCTGCGCCATGCACGGAACTGGCTGACACCGACCGGACAAATTCTGGCCGCGGTTCCGAACAGTCGGTCTCTGCATCGACAGGCTGCCGTCATTATGGAAATGCTGTCTTTCGAAGAGCAATTGAACGAGCCGGACCGCCACCACGGTCATCGCCGGGTTTATAATCCGGAAACTTATCGTCGGGATTTTCTGGCCGCTGGCCTCAAGATCAAACAATTTGGCGGTTATTGGATGAAGCCACTGTCCAACAAACAGATCGAGGACAGCTGGAGCCCAGAACTGTTAAAGGCATTCATGACGCTCGGAGAGCGTTATCCCGACATCGCCGGCGAAATATACGTTGTAGCAGGCCTGTAA
- a CDS encoding DegT/DnrJ/EryC1/StrS family aminotransferase: MTVPFLDLKATYLELKDEFDAAYARVMDSGWYILGDEVEAFEQEFAAYCGTRHCIGVANGLDALMLVLRAWEIGPGDEVIVPSNTYIASWLAVTYVGATPVPVEPDITTYNLDPDLIEAAITPRTRAIMPVHLYGQPADMDRINAIARKHNLKVLEDSAQAHGSRYRGRRAGSLGDASGFSFYPGKNLGAFGDGGAITTDDAALAERVRMLRNYGSRVKYHNELQGVNSRLDPLQAAFLRVKLPHLDNWNARRKAIAQAYLTALSNSPLILPTVPDWAEPVWHLFVVRTQDRERIRQQLQTADVSSMIHYPVPPHLQPAYADLEMTSGALPIAETIHNEVMSLPIGPHLPTEQLNATIVALKNTIIFFQD, translated from the coding sequence ATGACCGTTCCTTTTCTTGATCTCAAGGCGACCTACCTCGAACTCAAGGACGAGTTTGATGCCGCCTATGCCCGCGTCATGGATTCTGGATGGTATATTCTCGGCGATGAGGTCGAAGCCTTTGAGCAGGAATTCGCCGCCTATTGCGGGACTCGGCATTGTATCGGTGTCGCTAATGGCCTTGACGCCTTGATGCTGGTGTTGCGGGCCTGGGAGATCGGCCCTGGCGATGAAGTCATTGTGCCGTCAAATACCTATATCGCCAGCTGGCTTGCCGTGACTTATGTGGGCGCGACCCCGGTTCCGGTGGAGCCCGACATCACGACCTATAATCTTGACCCGGATCTGATCGAAGCCGCCATCACGCCGCGAACGCGGGCCATAATGCCCGTTCATCTTTACGGCCAACCCGCGGATATGGACCGGATCAATGCCATCGCCCGCAAGCATAACCTGAAGGTCCTCGAAGACAGTGCCCAGGCGCACGGATCCCGATACCGCGGGCGCCGGGCCGGTTCCCTGGGCGACGCCTCGGGATTCAGCTTCTACCCCGGAAAAAACCTCGGTGCATTTGGCGATGGTGGGGCCATCACCACCGACGATGCCGCTTTGGCCGAGCGGGTCCGCATGCTGCGAAACTATGGCTCGCGCGTCAAATATCATAATGAGCTGCAGGGGGTGAACTCCCGCCTGGATCCCCTCCAAGCCGCATTCCTGCGCGTTAAGCTGCCCCATCTCGACAACTGGAATGCCCGTCGCAAAGCTATTGCCCAAGCCTATCTGACGGCCTTAAGCAACAGTCCCTTGATACTCCCCACTGTCCCGGACTGGGCCGAACCCGTCTGGCATTTGTTCGTCGTCCGTACACAAGACAGAGAGCGCATCCGACAGCAGCTCCAAACCGCTGACGTTTCATCGATGATCCATTATCCGGTACCGCCGCATTTGCAACCCGCCTATGCTGATCTCGAAATGACTTCCGGCGCGTTGCCTATCGCAGAAACAATCCATAACGAAGTCATGAGCCTGCCTATCGGACCGCATCTGCCAACAGAACAATTAAACGCAACTATTGTTGCTCTAAAAAACACAATAATATTTTTTCAGGACTAA